A window from Peromyscus eremicus chromosome 1, PerEre_H2_v1, whole genome shotgun sequence encodes these proteins:
- the LOC131897068 gene encoding olfactory receptor 5B12-like: MTLMENISEATEFILVGLTDAPELQIPLFIIFTLIFLITLDGNLGMIVLILLDSRLHTPMYFFLSNLSLVDCVYASAVTPKVMEGFLTGHKIISYNACAAQMFFFAAFAITESFILASMAFDRHAAVCKPLHYSATMTGPMCVLMVTVSYVCGLLQSSIHVAFTFHLSFCHSNVINHFFRDIPPLLALSCSDIHINDIIIFILASFDVVFTLFIILNSYLLIFIAILRMHSAEGRKKAFSTCASHLTHLTTVSIFFGTIIFMYLQPSSSHSMDNDKIASVFYTMVIPMLNPVVYSLRNKEVKSAFKKVVGNSKS, from the exons ATGACTTTAATGGAGAACATTTCAGAAGCAACTGAATTTATTCTTGTGGGGTTAACAGATGCCCCAGAGCTGCAGATCCCTTTATTTATCATTTTCACTCTCATTTTTTTGATCACTTTAGATGGGAACCTTGGGATGATTGTGTTGATTCTGCTGGATTCCAGACTCCATACTCCCATGTATTTTTTCCTCAGTAACCTGTCCCTTGTGGACTGTGTTTATGCCTCAGCAGTCACTCCCAAGGTAATGGAAGGGTTTCTCACAGGACATAAGATCATATCCTACAATGCATGTGCTGCCCAGATGTTCTTCTTTGCAGCCTTTGCTATTACTGAAAGTTTCATCCTGGCCTCAATGGCCTTTGACCGTCATGCAGCAGTGTGCAAACCACTGCATTACTCTGCCACCATGACAGGTCCCATGTGTGTTCTAATGGTAACTGTCTCCTATGTGTGTGGACTTCTTCAATCCTCCATCCATGTTGCCTTCACTTTCCACCTCTCCTTCTGTCATTCTAATGTGATCAATCACTTTTTCCGTGACATACCTCCACTGCTGGCTCTTTCTTGTTCTGATATCCATATAAAtgacattataatttttatattggcTTCATTTGATGTTGTTTTCACTCTGTTCATTATCTTGAACTCTTACCTGCTTATTTTCATCGCTATTCTGAGGATGCACTCAGCTGAGGGCCGGAAGAAGGCTTTCTCCACCTGTGCATCACACCTCact cacctcaccACTGTGTCCATCTTTTTTGGAACAATCATCTTCATGTACTTACAGCCCAGCTCCAGTCACTCCATGGACAATGACAAAATTGCCTCTGTGTTCTACACCATGGTTATCCCCATGCTGAACCCTGTTGTCTACAGCCTGAGAAACAAAGAGGTCAAGAGTGCATTCAAGAAAGTTGTGGGAAATTCGAAGTCATAA
- the LOC131897078 gene encoding olfactory receptor 5B12-like translates to MENISEVTVFILVGLTNTPELQVPLFIIFTLIYLITLVGNLGMIMLILLDSRLHTPMYYFLCNLSLVDFVYASAVTPKVMEGFLTEQKVISFNACAAQMFFLIAFATAESFLLASMAFDRHAAVCKPLHYSSSMTRTTCALIVTCCYINGLLQSSIHVAFTFHLSFCHSNVINHFFCDIPPILALSCSNIHINEIIVFMLATFDVVFALVVISNSYLLIFIAILRIRSVEGQKKAFSTCISHLTTVSLFYGTIIFMYLQPNSSHSMDRDKMASMFYTMIIPVLNPLVYSLRNKEVKNAFKKVAGKMLSSWGLVN, encoded by the coding sequence ATGGAGAATATTTCAGAAGTGACTGTATTTATTCTTGTGGGGTTAACAAATACCCCAGAGCTTCAGGTCCCCTTATTTATCATTTTCACTCTCATTTATTTGATCACACTGGTTGGGAACCTCGGGATGATCATGTTGATTCTCCTAGACTCCCGACTCCACACTCCCATGTACTATTTCCTCTGTAACCTCTCCCTTGTGGACTTTGTTTATGCTTCAGCAGTCACTCCCAAAGTAATGGAAGGGTTTCTAACAGAACAGAAGGTCATATCCTTTAACGCATGTGCTGCCCAGATGTTCTTCTTGATAGCCTTTGCCACTGCTGAAAGTTTCCTCCTGGCCTCAATGGCTTTTGATCGTCATGCAGCAGTATGTAAGCCCCTACATTATTCAAGCTCCATGACAAGGACCACATGTGCCCTAATTGTTACCTGTTGCTACATCAATGGACTTCTGCAATCCTCCATCCATGTTGCTTTCACTTTCCACCTCTCCTTCTGTCATTCCAATGTGATTAATCACTTTTTCTGTGACATTCCCCCAATACTTGCTCTGTCCTGTTCTAATATTCACATAAATGAGATTATAGTCTTTATGTTGGCCACATTTGATGTTGTTTTTGCCCTTGTGGTTATCTCGAACtcttacttacttattttcatTGCAATCTTGAGGATTCGTTCAGTAGAGGGCCAAAAAAAGGCCTTCTCAACCTGTATATCACACCTCACCACTGTTTCTCTCTTCTATGGGACAATCATCTTCATGTACTTACAGCCCAACTCCAGTCACTCTATGGACAGAGACAAAATGGCATCTATGTTCTACACCATGATCATCCCTGTGTTGAACCCTCTGGTCTACAGCTTGAGAAACAAAGAAGTCAAGAATGCATTCAAGAAAGTTGCTGGAAAAATGCTGTCTTCATGGGGCCTAGTCAACTAA